In a genomic window of Helianthus annuus cultivar XRQ/B chromosome 10, HanXRQr2.0-SUNRISE, whole genome shotgun sequence:
- the LOC110882879 gene encoding uncharacterized mitochondrial protein AtMg00810-like: MIYGLKQASRNWYQKFTKSLVELGFRQSKADYSLFIYKSERSYVVALIYVDDVVIVGNDSVKIQHTKDQLNEMFSIKDMGPSKYFLGIEVSRIKEGLVLSQRKYTLDIMRDSGLEGCKPSSFPMEQNLKLGKGEGEDKVDNSQYRRLGRLLYLQATRPDITYAVNVLSQFVTDPLQNHMDAATRVLRYLKSTPGQGIVLPKEGGMNLLSYCDADWLGCPLSRKSRTGYLLSLGGAPVSWKSKKQSVVSRSSAEAEYRAMATTVSEVIWARWMLSELDAKQGEPTVLFCDNQAARHIATIQSSMREQRT; the protein is encoded by the coding sequence ATGATCTATGGTTTGAAACAAGCGTCACGTAATTGGTATCAAAAATTCACAAAATCTCTTGTTGAGCTTGGGTTCAGACAGTCAAAGGCAGATtattctttgtttatttataagtCAGAAAGGTCCTATGTAGTTGCGCTTATATATGTTGATGATGTTGTCATAGTTGGAAACGACTCTGTAAAAATACAACACACTAAAGATCAGCTCAACGAGATGTTCAGCATCAAAGACATGGGTCCGTCGAAATATTTTCTTGGAATTGAAGTCTCTCGTATTAAGGAAGGTTTGGTCTTGAGTCAAAGAAAATACACGCTAGATATCATGAGGGATAGCGGTCTGGAAGGGTGTAAACCTAGTTCCTTTCCCATGGAACAAAACCTTAAGCTTGGGAAGGGAGAAGGAGAAGATAAAGTGGATAACAGTCAATACAGGAGGTTAGGTCGTCTCCTTTACTTGCAAGCCACCAGACCGGACATCACCTACGCAGTGAATGTCCTCAGCCAATTCGTGACAGACCCTCTCCAGAACCACATGGATGCAGCAACTAGAGTTCTGCGGTACTTGAAATCAACTCCAGGGCAAGGTATAGTGTTACCAAAAGAAGGTGGCATGAACTTATTGTCATATTGTGATGCGGATTGGTTAGGATGCCCTTTGTCAAGAAAGTCTCGAACTGGTTACTTATTGTCTCTCGGAGGAGCGCCCGTATCATGGAAGTCAAAGAAGCAATCAGTAGTTTCAAGATCATCTGCAGAAGCAGAGTACAGAGCCATGGCTACTACTGTCAGCGAGGTGATTTGGGCAAGGTGGATGTTGAGTGAATTAGATGCTAAACAAGGAGAACCAACTGTTTTGTTCTGCGATAACCAGGCAGCTAGGCATATAGCAACAATCCAGTCTTCCATGAGAGAACAAAGAACGTAG